The DNA region GACAAGGACAATCTCCTTTTTGTTGTAGGGACATCGACTAATATCCAGGAATTAAATGCGTTACGCGTAAACCTGGAAAAAGAGAGGCGTCAGAACAAAAAATACAAAAGAGAGATCGAGCATCTCAGAAAAATGCTCCTGCTTGATAAAGATAATATTTTTGACAGCACGGAGATGAAGACGCTTCTGGAAGTTTTGCTCAAAGTGGCACCGTTTGACTACACCGTGTTAATTACAGGTGAATCGGGCGTGGGCAAGGAGGTGGTCGCCAAGACGATTCACCTCAACAGTTCCCGCCGAAACGAATCCTTCACCCCCGTCTCCATTCCCGCGATTCCTGCAAACCTTCTCGAATCCGAACTCTTCGGCTATGAGGGAGGCACGTTTACCGGATCTCTCCGCGAAGGCAAAATGGGGCTGTTTGAAGTTGCCCATGGTGGTACTCTTTTTCTCGACGAGGTTGGGGACATTCCTCAGGATATTCAGGTGAAAATTCTCCGTGCAATCGAGTCAAATGAAATCCGCAGGATCGGCAGTACTCAGACGATCAAGCTGGATGTTCGAATAATCGCCGCAACGAATCGCCCGCTCGATCAAATGATTAAAAAAGGACTCTTCCGAGAGGACTTGTATTATCGACTCAGTGTCGTGCCGATCCATATAAAGCCTCTCCGCGAAAGGATGGAGGACATTTACCCCTTGTGTCACCATTTTCTTGATGAAATTAATAAGAAGTATAACCTGAACAAGACCATCTCCAAAGATGCGATGGATATCATGAAACAACATCAATGGCCGGGAAATGTTCGAGAACTGAAGCATGTTGTGGAAAGATTGTCCGTCCTGTCGAATGGTGACCTGATCATTCCTGAAGACGTCATGAACGTTCTATCCGTAACAAACACGGAACAGAGCGATCATCAACCGACAAACGCGATCGCTCCTTTAAAGGACTTCGAATCGTTCGAAAAGCTGAAAATACTCGATGCTCTTAAACATGCCGGCGGCAACAAGAAAAAAGCCGCCGCGATGTTAGGTATGACACGAACAAAATTTTATAGACGTCTGGCAAAATACTCTTGAACAGGATCAGATCCATTTGTGCCGGTCCCATTTTGCAGCGGGGGGCGGATTTCATACGGCCCCCGTTGTTATTTATCCGGTCCCACCCACGGAGCCGCGGGGCCGATGACCAGGAAGGGGGCCGGGTTGATCGAGCCGCCGCCGAGCGCCATGTACCCCATACCCAGCAGGAGGTTGTCGTTGATCCTTCTCAACTCGTCGTGCATGGAATGAACGGCCCCCGAGTTATACGGGCTGTAGTCGAGATGGAAGGAATCCTTCCCGTCAATAGGCGATTTCCCGACATACGTGTTCATCTTCCTGGTTCGTGCAATCGCTTCTTTCCCGTCCTTTCCCTTGCCTGAAAAGAGATTGTAGCCCCATCCCCTCTCTTTTTCAGCGGGGAGGAACGCCTTCCCCACCCATCTCCCGGGGCCGAAGAAGTTGTGCGTGTAGAAGTCGGCGGATGCGGCCAGGATGCCCACCGGGAGCGTTTTCGCGCCGTATTCGCCCATCACGTCCTCGAATTTCGGTGCCGGGGCGGCGTAAAAAAGCTGGAAGACGGCCGCCTTGTCGAGCTTCTCGATGTCTTTGTCCGTGGCCTTGGCGGGATCGACCCCGAGGATCTGTTCCATGGTCTGCCCCTTGTAGGGTCCGCCTTTCTGCCAGATGTTGATTCCGGTCAGGGCAAGCTGGATGACGACCAGGGCGAGAATGAGTACGAGAACCGTTTTCAATGCTTTCACGAGATGTCCTCCAACAGGTTATGGGTCGCAATCACAAGGGAGACGGATCGACATCGGTTCCCCTCGCGATCGCTCGTCATTTTCTGATCATCAGGTTGCAGACGATGGTCTGGACGGTCTCGTCCCGCTGGTTCAGCGTGGCGATCTTCATGCGGACGATGCCGCGGTCCGGGTGGGACCGGTGGGGCCTGGTCTCGATGACCTCCGCCAGCGCCCGCAGCGTATCGCCGGGACGGACGGGCAGGAGCCACCGGAGCTCGTCGAAGCCCGGCGATCCCAGGTTGTTCTTGAGGACGCCCGTCATGAGGCAGAGCCGGAACGTCACCGCGATCGTATGGATGCCGCTGGCGATGAGCCCTCCATAAATCGACTTCTTCGCCGCTTCCGCATCCATGTGAAAGGCCTGGGAATCGAAATGAAGGGCGAAATCGATGATGGCGCTCTCCGTCATCGTCAATCCGGGCGATTCGAAGCGATCCCCGACATGAAAATCGTCGAACCGCATCAGGAGAGAACCTCCCGTATCTTTCCGGACAGCATCTGCAGGGAATAGGGCTTGTTGATAAACCCCTTGCACCCCCGGCCGAGAATCTGCCTCGCCTCCCCGTCAATGCTGTAGCCGCTGGAGAGAATGACCCGGACCCCGGGATCCATGGCCTTGAGCTGGTCGAACGTCTCGCCGCCGCCCATTTTGGGCATGACCATGTCCAGGAGAACGAGGTCGATTTCATCTTTGCGGCCGGAGAAAACGTCCAGCGCCTCTTTCCCGCTTCTGGCGACAATGACCTGGTAGCCGAGGTGTTCCAGCATCTCCCTGGCAACCGCAGCAACGACCTCTTCGTCGTCCACGATGAGAATCGTCTCGCTCCCCTTTTTCATCTCTTCCTTCATGACTTCCTCTTCCTCCTTTGACACCTCGATGTCGGAAGCGGGGAAATAGATGTGAAAACTGGTGCCTTGCCCTTTTTCACTGTACACCTGGATCGCGCCGCCGTGGCCGGCAACGATGCCGTAAACGGTGGCCAGCCCCAGTCCCGTGCCCCGCCCCATCTCTTTCGTTGTGAAGAAGGGTTCGAAGATCCTCTCTTTTGTCTTGTTGTCCATCCCCAGGCCCGTGTCGGTTACGCCGA from Syntrophaceae bacterium includes:
- a CDS encoding sigma 54-interacting transcriptional regulator — protein: MEMAHDLLIKMPEILDHISDVVVIFDPEAHVLWLNKGICEAMKFTRSEIIGKTQKQLVEEGYIRGSVVYAAIRERKEVSGIVYAKDGTEVMTRCKPIFDDKDNLLFVVGTSTNIQELNALRVNLEKERRQNKKYKREIEHLRKMLLLDKDNIFDSTEMKTLLEVLLKVAPFDYTVLITGESGVGKEVVAKTIHLNSSRRNESFTPVSIPAIPANLLESELFGYEGGTFTGSLREGKMGLFEVAHGGTLFLDEVGDIPQDIQVKILRAIESNEIRRIGSTQTIKLDVRIIAATNRPLDQMIKKGLFREDLYYRLSVVPIHIKPLRERMEDIYPLCHHFLDEINKKYNLNKTISKDAMDIMKQHQWPGNVRELKHVVERLSVLSNGDLIIPEDVMNVLSVTNTEQSDHQPTNAIAPLKDFESFEKLKILDALKHAGGNKKKAAAMLGMTRTKFYRRLAKYS
- a CDS encoding MaoC family dehydratase, with amino-acid sequence MRFDDFHVGDRFESPGLTMTESAIIDFALHFDSQAFHMDAEAAKKSIYGGLIASGIHTIAVTFRLCLMTGVLKNNLGSPGFDELRWLLPVRPGDTLRALAEVIETRPHRSHPDRGIVRMKIATLNQRDETVQTIVCNLMIRK